The Fulvivirga ligni genome window below encodes:
- the mrdA gene encoding penicillin-binding protein 2 gives MNESRKNIIQLVIIAVAVIFLVKLFSIQVLDDTYAQAATSNIIQKVVEYPYRGTIKDRNGKLIVFNTPQFDLVVTPKEVKQLDTAKFCELFELTKEELKEKYQTLRKTRGYSYVKPNAFIKQLSEADLARIQDYLIDFPGFDIQARTTRAYTYPVMANALGYVSEVNKRQLDRDTAGYYRQGDYIGQSGLESYYENQLRGKRGVKYKKKNVRGIEMGDFEDGRFDTLAVRGENLITTIDIELQRYGEELMDGKAGSIVAIEPSTGEILSIVSGPTYDPADLTGKSYSKNFYRISSDSLNPLFNRPLMAQYRPGSIFKIIQAMVGLQEGVINKQTYIPCVMYPMKCHYHGPGETLVGAITHSCNPYFYNVMKRMVNQDVSEDPFEDTRIGLKKWNEYIESFGLGSPLGIDLPNEKSGMVPSVAYYDRAYGGRPWKYSNIYSIAIGEGENLVVPIQMANFAALVANRGYYYIPHLVKSVGDSGEPLARFTEKHQTMVDSKYFDIAVEAMSNVVKEGTGQYRAKLKDIEVCGKTGTVQNDPLPDHSVFIAFAPRDNPKIAVSVYVEDAGQGARAAASIASLMIEKYLLGGTERPQIEAYVKKGDFL, from the coding sequence ATGAACGAATCGCGAAAGAATATTATCCAATTAGTAATTATAGCTGTTGCGGTAATTTTTTTGGTGAAGCTATTTTCCATCCAGGTGCTGGATGATACATATGCGCAGGCAGCTACAAGTAACATCATCCAAAAGGTGGTGGAATATCCTTACCGTGGCACCATTAAAGATAGAAATGGTAAGCTTATAGTATTTAATACGCCACAGTTCGATTTGGTGGTGACGCCAAAAGAGGTAAAGCAGTTAGATACCGCGAAATTTTGCGAGCTTTTTGAGCTTACCAAAGAGGAACTCAAAGAAAAATATCAAACACTTAGAAAAACAAGAGGCTATTCTTACGTAAAGCCAAATGCATTTATTAAGCAGCTTTCTGAGGCAGATTTGGCCAGAATACAAGATTATCTCATAGATTTCCCTGGTTTTGATATTCAGGCCAGAACCACCAGGGCTTACACTTATCCTGTTATGGCTAATGCCTTAGGATATGTAAGTGAGGTAAATAAAAGACAGTTGGATAGAGATACCGCCGGCTACTACAGACAAGGTGACTACATCGGTCAAAGTGGGCTGGAGTCTTACTATGAAAATCAGCTAAGAGGTAAGCGGGGTGTTAAATACAAAAAGAAAAACGTTAGAGGTATCGAAATGGGAGATTTCGAAGATGGTAGATTTGATACCCTGGCAGTAAGAGGTGAAAACCTGATCACCACCATAGATATTGAGCTTCAGCGATATGGTGAGGAGCTCATGGATGGAAAGGCGGGCAGTATAGTTGCCATTGAGCCGTCTACCGGCGAAATACTCTCCATTGTTTCCGGGCCTACTTATGATCCGGCAGATCTTACCGGTAAGAGCTACAGTAAAAACTTTTACAGGATCAGTTCAGATAGTTTAAATCCTTTATTCAACAGACCGTTGATGGCTCAATATAGGCCGGGTTCTATCTTTAAAATTATTCAAGCCATGGTAGGCTTGCAAGAAGGAGTCATTAACAAGCAAACCTATATTCCTTGTGTAATGTACCCGATGAAGTGTCACTACCACGGTCCGGGAGAGACATTGGTTGGTGCTATTACTCACTCTTGTAATCCTTATTTTTATAATGTTATGAAAAGAATGGTGAATCAGGATGTTTCTGAAGACCCGTTTGAAGATACTCGGATAGGCCTTAAAAAATGGAATGAATATATTGAAAGCTTTGGTTTAGGATCTCCGCTAGGCATAGATCTGCCGAATGAAAAGAGTGGAATGGTGCCAAGTGTGGCCTACTATGATAGAGCTTATGGTGGCCGGCCATGGAAGTATTCAAACATTTATTCGATAGCTATTGGCGAAGGTGAAAACCTTGTAGTGCCTATTCAAATGGCCAATTTCGCAGCTTTGGTAGCCAATAGAGGTTATTATTATATTCCTCATTTAGTAAAATCTGTAGGCGATAGCGGAGAGCCACTAGCCAGGTTTACAGAAAAACATCAAACCATGGTAGATAGTAAATATTTTGATATCGCTGTGGAGGCCATGTCTAATGTGGTAAAAGAAGGTACCGGGCAGTATAGAGCAAAATTGAAAGATATAGAAGTGTGTGGTAAAACAGGAACAGTACAGAATGATCCTTTGCCAGATCACTCAGTTTTCATTGCTTTTGCACCAAGAGATAATCCGAAAATTGCGGTGTCAGTGTATGTGGAGGATGCCGGACAGGGTGCCAGGGCAGCAGCTTCTATTGCAAGCCTAATGATAGAAAAATATTTGCTTGGAGGTACTGAGAGACCTCAGATTGAAGCATATGTTAAAAAAGGAGATTTTTTATAG
- the rodA gene encoding rod shape-determining protein RodA, with protein sequence MRRGDSIVSKIDWLTILLFFLIVMLGWLNIYAAVYDENAAQNIFSMSLNSGRQLIFIGVIIVLIIVMLVVDFKFYDTFAFAIYGLIVFLLIFILLFGREVAGSKSWFEIGAFRFQPSEFAKFATCLAVAKFIGGTSGFRMDQLKNQITLFAMIGLPAVLIILQGDTGTALVYSVFILVFFREGMAPTLLILGVSAAVIFILTLLVENHWYLYGGIGLIAGAVILFGRRSTKRIILVVGGALTIMLVIISVDYVVSNILKPHQQNRVKAFINPDADPLGYGWNVTQSKIAIGSGGAVGKGFLKGTQTKFDFVPEQSTDFIFCTIAEEHGWLGSFVIIGLFVTLLLRLIFIAERQKWRLARVYGYSVACILFFHFAVNIGMTIGLFPVIGIPLPMFSYGGSSLIGFTVLIFILIKLDAHRGQVLVH encoded by the coding sequence GTGAGACGCGGAGACAGTATAGTTAGTAAAATTGATTGGCTTACAATTCTATTATTTTTTCTGATTGTAATGTTGGGCTGGCTTAATATTTACGCTGCTGTTTATGATGAAAACGCAGCTCAGAATATTTTCAGCATGTCTCTCAATAGTGGTCGTCAGCTAATCTTTATTGGTGTTATTATAGTGCTTATTATAGTCATGCTGGTGGTAGACTTTAAGTTTTATGACACCTTTGCTTTTGCCATTTATGGCCTCATTGTCTTCCTGCTGATATTTATTTTACTCTTTGGTAGGGAAGTGGCCGGTTCCAAATCGTGGTTTGAAATTGGGGCGTTTCGCTTTCAGCCGTCAGAGTTTGCCAAGTTTGCTACCTGCCTAGCTGTAGCAAAATTCATAGGTGGCACCAGTGGCTTTCGTATGGATCAGCTAAAAAATCAGATCACTCTATTTGCCATGATTGGTTTGCCAGCTGTACTTATTATCCTTCAGGGTGATACGGGTACAGCATTGGTTTATTCGGTCTTTATTTTAGTGTTTTTCAGAGAAGGTATGGCGCCAACTCTTTTGATATTGGGCGTTTCTGCCGCTGTTATATTCATACTAACCCTTTTGGTGGAAAATCATTGGTATTTGTATGGGGGAATTGGCCTTATAGCAGGTGCGGTCATACTGTTTGGTAGAAGAAGTACCAAGAGAATTATATTGGTAGTAGGTGGTGCTTTAACCATTATGTTGGTGATAATAAGTGTGGATTATGTAGTTTCCAACATTCTAAAACCTCACCAGCAGAACCGTGTAAAAGCATTTATTAACCCAGATGCCGATCCGCTTGGTTATGGCTGGAATGTGACCCAATCTAAAATTGCCATAGGTAGTGGTGGTGCTGTAGGTAAGGGCTTTCTAAAAGGAACCCAAACCAAGTTTGACTTCGTGCCGGAGCAGAGTACCGATTTTATTTTCTGTACCATCGCTGAGGAACATGGTTGGCTGGGTAGCTTTGTAATTATAGGGCTGTTCGTTACCTTACTATTGCGGCTAATATTCATTGCCGAAAGACAAAAATGGAGGTTAGCCAGAGTATATGGGTACAGTGTAGCCTGTATATTGTTCTTTCATTTCGCAGTAAACATTGGCATGACCATCGGTCTGTTTCCTGTTATAGGTATACCATTACCCATGTTTAGCTACGGAGGTTCTTCCCTTATAGGATTTACAGTGCTTATTTTTATCTTGATAAAGCTAGATGCACACAGGGGGCAGGTGCTGGTGCACTAG
- a CDS encoding Rod shape-determining protein MreD, whose protein sequence is MLNKRIIIQAISFVLYLLVQALLLKNVVLFDKAFCFLYVAFLLVLPVETKVLSLMVIGFITGFILDIFYDSLGIHAAACVFIMFVRNYWLNLLTPQGGYDSGTVPIIKSNGLRWFTSYALPLIFLHHCVLFFLESWGFNLFGFTLSKAFFSTGFTFLVVLITQYLFYNKKRSL, encoded by the coding sequence ATGCTCAATAAGAGAATAATTATACAGGCCATTTCATTTGTTCTTTACCTGTTGGTACAAGCCCTCTTATTAAAGAATGTAGTTCTTTTTGATAAAGCCTTTTGCTTTTTATACGTAGCCTTCTTACTGGTATTACCCGTGGAAACCAAGGTTTTATCTTTAATGGTCATAGGTTTTATAACCGGATTTATTTTAGATATTTTTTATGACAGTTTGGGAATTCATGCTGCCGCCTGTGTGTTTATAATGTTTGTTAGGAATTACTGGTTAAACTTGCTTACACCGCAGGGAGGTTATGATTCTGGAACGGTACCTATTATTAAATCTAATGGTCTTAGGTGGTTTACATCTTATGCGCTGCCTTTGATATTTTTACATCATTGCGTATTGTTCTTTTTAGAATCTTGGGGTTTTAATCTTTTCGGTTTCACCTTATCTAAAGCTTTTTTTAGTACTGGCTTTACCTTCCTGGTTGTGCTTATAACTCAGTATCTTTTTTATAATAAGAAAAGGTCATTATGA